Genomic window (Bacteroidales bacterium):
AAGAGTATGGTGATATTTTCCCCTTTGATGCGCCACACCCTTGTTACTTCACCGTCGAAAATGGCCCTGACATCTGCATTGGCGACTGTAGTTATATCTATTCCTTCACTGCTGATTTTTAATTCTTTGTATATCGGATTCTGATTGACACCAAAAAATTTGGTAATAAACCCCCTTTCCGTCGGCCAGGGTAAACGGCCTTTATTGTCCTTAAAGTTGTTGGAAACCAAACGTTCTTCAGGGGTTAGCTTATCATACAATGTTTTTGAATTACCTTTACTTTTCTTGATTTCCGCGGTAACCAATCTATTAATTTCTTGTTGAAGTTTTTGTGCCTCTTTTTGTTTATCGGCAACTTTCTTTCTTAATTGTTTCTCTTTTGATTTTAAACCAGCTATTGATTTATTTTGTTCATTTTTGATCAATTCTAATTGTTTACTCTCTTTTCGTTGTTCTGCCAGTAACTTTTCTTTTTCCTTTTTTTGCGCAGCAAGCTCTTCAACCGATTCATTCAATTGTTTCTGGCTCTCATTGATCTCTTCCACCTGCTTTTTTTGAAATTCGCTATATTGCTGAAAATATTTCATCCGGCGGTATGCTTCATTGAAATCCTTTGACGAAAGAACAAATACCAGTTTATTGTATTTTCCCCTGTTTTTATATGCCTGACGTATCATCTCGGCATAGTCCGATTTCAGCTTTTCCACTTCGTTACCCATTTTTTTTATCTGGAGGGTGCTTTCATTGATCTGCCGGTCGGTATATTTTATTTCAGCATTGATATCGCTGATCAGCTGATTGTATTGTTTTTCCTGGACAATCAGGATATCTAATTTTTCAAGGGATTCTTTTTGACTTTGTTGTGTTTCTTTTAAGAACCTGTTCGTTTCTGCTATCTCCT
Coding sequences:
- a CDS encoding peptidoglycan DD-metalloendopeptidase family protein, coding for MKIFHFYLILIFVLSSFDMTAQSRQGLEDKRKKTLQEIAETNRFLKETQQSQKESLEKLDILIVQEKQYNQLISDINAEIKYTDRQINESTLQIKKMGNEVEKLKSDYAEMIRQAYKNRGKYNKLVFVLSSKDFNEAYRRMKYFQQYSEFQKKQVEEINESQKQLNESVEELAAQKKEKEKLLAEQRKESKQLELIKNEQNKSIAGLKSKEKQLRKKVADKQKEAQKLQQEINRLVTAEIKKSKGNSKTLYDKLTPEERLVSNNFKDNKGRLPWPTERGFITKFFGVNQNPIYKELKISSEGIDITTVANADVRAIFDGEVTRVWRIKGENITILLQHGNYRTVYMNVVDVTVKQGDKVKSKETIGKIYTEKGAKTAVLHFEIWEELKKVNPEQWIIKK